The genomic DNA TGTTGACCAAAGTTTCAATGCTCAAATTTTAGTATGAATAAATCACAGCATCATTAGCATAAAGAACCTCTAACAAATGAATATCTCTCAACTTTTGAATTCATGagatcaaataagaaaaaaaaaatggaacaagAAAACACTTCAAGTTTATGAAATCAGCACTCTTGTGAGAAATTTATGTAAATGATTGAGGCTTGTCACACAGGttaatttcaatcaaaatttgaGCGTTCATTTTTACAGAAATGGTCTGAATGTGGAAATCGTATCAGATTCTCATCCCTAGATTCCAATAAAATTACGATCAAATACCACATTCGTAGCTACAAGGTCAACACGCACAATTCGAACCATCATCAACAACAACTCAGACGCAAGCAGATGAATTCGATTAGATTCTCAACCTCAGATTTCAAGAAAATTACAACTACAATCACCAGGGGCATTAACAACAGATCCGGCGGAGAGAAACGAAAGCAAAACGTGAGGGTGAAACGAAATGAGCTTGAGTTGATTAGGGGGAAATCTTACGAATTCACGGACGATGCCCTTGTAGACGAGGAAGGGGACGGCGATGCCGAATATGCCGACGAGGGCGAAGTTGCGGCGAGTCCAGCGGAAGTTGTGCTCGAGGTTCTCTCGGGCTGAGCCCCACTCCTCTATGAACTTGTTCTTGTTCGTCTCCATTCCTCcccccatcttctctctttctttgctCTTCTCTACCAATCCTCTCCACCTGCAACTGCTttctacactctctctctctctctctctctgtgtctctcaaGTTTTTCTTCGCCTATATTCAGGCCGTTTGGCTGCATGAATTACTCTATCCCTCGagtttgtcttttcttttcattattatttttagtttagaGGGGaaaattgcttttattttttttaaaaaaaaataattctcaatcataccatttttcttttcatctaagagaatatgttattattattagttttccATCTAATTTAACAACATATTCATCGGTAGACTATAAAGTGGATTTTACATCAaaaattatgattatgattatttcaaaatcatgaaaattagtatatataatttaaatggcATATGTTTGCACTTTACCAAACTGAATGGTActaaggttttgtttttttcgacttaaaaattttttatatttctttttgtatttggtACGACAGAAATCgttatcaaattgaaaataattttggttgATTAGGaaaacattatttaattttttataaaattgttttattatttttttaaaaccgtaaactatttttagAGTTTAAGTTATTCTTTCTCAAATCACATAGAGTTCATTAAACCATTGACGGAAGCTATGCAGCAATCACCAAAGTTCAACTGTCGAAAGCTGCCCGGCCTTCATTGGATACCACAACTAGAGTTTGCCGAACCACTGCCAAAAGCTGTAACAAATATTTTCAACGAAAAATATTCTTCATAAAAAATGAACGAAGCTTAAGAATaatataatttagaaaatatttaacatttaccaatatttataattttaaccAAGGATGTTAATAATTTGGAAAATATTGATCATTCATACATATTGATGATTTGAAGTGTCGAAATTGAAATGTATGGACTAAACTTACACTAGGATGatatttatatatctttctcaaaaaagaaaaaaatgaatggaGTAGATTTTTCCCTTTGGTGGAccccattttttattaaaataattaagatcTACGGCTGTGACTGTCCTGGTTAGATCCAACGGGTACGTTTAGTGAGATCCAATGACCCGTAATAAATCTCTAATAGGGTTTTAGGTTTCTGCCATAACAAATACCACCCGGCAAGATTGAAACTGAGAAGAAAAAATTCTAATGGCGTCTAGGGTTTCACTGAAGAGCAAGGGCAAGGCGAGCGGCAAGGGTTCCAAGGGCTCGCAGGAGGAGAAATCCCTGGCACAGAGCTTCAAGGAGTGGAGCACCTGGACCGTGAAGAAGGCCAAGGTCATCACCCACTACGGATTCATTCCTTTGGTCATCATTATCGGCATGAACTCCGAGCCCAAGCCCCACATCTCCCAGCTTCTCAGCCCGGTCTGATCTTTGTTCCTCTATTTTCTGCAATACCCAGATCAGGATTCGGGCTCCTCTTTCATGGGTCGGTGCCTATTTGTCGAATCTACGTGATTTGAGTTTGGGTTTTATGTTATGTTGATGGGGTTTCTGTATGTTTATGTAATGTTTGGATGCCGAGAAAATCTAGGGAATAGGAAATAAGAAGAAGTTAGTTTTGAATATTGAATCTTTATTTTAATGCATTTTGATATTGCCTTACTATCTGAATCTAAATTCTAattcttgattttgtttataatttatgcGATAAAATAACCTAATatgattaaaattttgttttgttgctttttttcttttactttctgtGGTTGGAGTCGTGTTTGTCCTGTACGGTCTGATATTTCAACCATAGCCTGATTGAGGGGTTTGTGATGATGCTTTCTGCGATAATCGATATTTATTTGAGTTTGGATTTATGTGattatcttcttctcttcttatATATGGCTTGCTAATTCtgaagttgaagttgaagaATCACCATACGGAAAGATCTAGCTATTGTTTTCTTATGGAGGTAGAATCACTGCTAGCCTCTGTTTGGTTCTGGAGTAATCTTAGGAAATTAGCTATGGGGATTCACTGTTGGTGGGGGGAGTTCTTCTAGGAATTTAAAGAATTTGCCTCCCGGTGAGTGGAAATGAATTAGCACTGCAGTTTTTGgcttatttcattttctttctgttaataaattatttgattcTCAAGAATGGAGTTGTGTTTCCTAATCTGGTAATATGAAAGAATTAGACTTAAGAGAGTGAAGGATTCTGTTCACAAAGAACTGAAATATGAAAGAATTTTTATCTGTCACAGTTTATTTTCCTTACCTATGTGTAGAATAGTCAATAAAGCATTGATACTCAGCTATAATTTTGGTGAGATAATCTTTCAGCCTTTTGTTATTTGCTAGCTTTTCTTAATTACTTTCCTAGTGGGTTTGTGCAAAGTCCTCTGCCTGCCAAGCTaaagaaacgaaaagaaaataagaactgatcctgtttattattattattatctgatttttttttttttttttaactttatgcCTATGGTTGGTTCTTGAGAAAAACTGGAAATATGAAACTTTTCCATCGTAGGCTATTTCAGTTTCTGAAGACCGATAAACAATGCTGACTACAATAATTCTCTCTTTGATGTCTGAGAAAGTAAAGCATCAActtttgaatttatgtttaaagtTGATTTCATTCTCAGAGCATATTAAATTAGCATCTGCAGAATATGCAGAATATGGTGTTACTGAGAAAAAAAAGGCAGTAGAAATTTCTTGTGAAAAAGTAAGCGGTGGAGACTGGATTATTCTGAGAGAacttatgttaattttttactGGAGGCattatttacaatttatttttttacaggGGTTTTTTCTTGGTAATTTACACACAGGAGGTATCATTCAAGTTATAAACGTTTTCTCATGTCTTTTTCACCATCttatcataatttattttttataaaaaaaatggtatctTTGCAACGTTTGAACCTGGTAATTAAACATGCCTCGGCTGTCCCTCCATTTGATGGGTTAGAGAACATAGAGAGCATTGAAGAAAATGCAATTCTATAAGAAACGAGAGAAATAGGCCGGCTTGataagttttgaagctttaggCAATAAATATAAGGGAggcattttttatatttaaatattgattaaataatacCTAGTTTAGTTTCTATccatatacatattttataggagaaatttacaattttaaaaatatttacaaatgaAATATTTACCGGACAGAATTAAGTGCTAAAAGAAACTATAAATTAGGAataaggtaaataaaataattaattaaaagtatattttggTGGAGTTAAAAAGGATCGAGATCCCCTagaatttcctttaaatttgaaattcttaaattcataaatttcagtcattcatctcatctaaaaaatAGGCTAATCTAAGTTTAAAACGTGGAATCTCCTTGTGTTAATGACATTCGCATGTGGAAAAAATGGAAGGTCGGGATTGAATCAACAATGATCTCATTCAAACATGTCATATGTCACATTTGAACAAAAATCTACAATTGTCAACTTGTACATGAGAAGTAGGTGAAGATCAACTGTCTAAATCATTGAGACAGTTGAAGATCAACTCCCATATGACAGTTGAAGATCAACTCCCATAGGTGAAGAAGTAGGTGAAGATCAACTCCCatatgagaaattttttttattttttttattttttttatttttttttataatcaaataaggaaagggttacataattaaaacactgaaaaaaaaaaaaaattggactcCCCCATATTAGCtccaaaatgaaaattacagTGCAGCAAACAATACAAGGTAACTATAAGAAATGGGTCATAAAATGATTTGATCATTTTAGTAAGGGCCGCAAAAAGCGGTTTAAACATCAAGATGAATAAACAGGCAAAGGGTTCAACCCTACCCAAACACCAGAAGAAAAGACACTGTAAAGATATTGTGTGTAATAAATGTGGGCTAACACGATCTTTGATTGAACGAGACAAAATCTCGTTCAAATGAGATCATAAAATATGCATGGAACCAAGTgttttaaacattaaaacaagGGGAAAAGTTCATTTTTTGCCTTCTTCATCCCAGGAAGGCAGAGGTTGAGAGAGTgcctttgagagagagagaaaggggggAGAGAAATCaaggggaaagagagagaaatgcttGAGAAGGAGAAAGAGCTTGAAGAGAAGCTCAAAGAAGTAAACTTCTATACGATTTTCAATACTTATCTAGAGTTGTTATTGTGTTTTGTTGGTTAAATGTTTGTGTTGATTCATTGGAGATTGTGTTGTACGTTAAGATTGTTGTTAGAGTTGTCGTTTGGAGAAAAGTGAGTAGAAGGAAGTTTACGGTTTGTTTCAAAGGAGGAATTTTTGGTAGcgtagttgattttttttgggatgTATGTTCGGTTGGTTATGATTATGTGGTATGAAGAAAGAGAATTTGGTGAAGTAATTTTTACGCATAAGTATTCAAGGCAGAGTTTTCATTTAACCGAGGCAGTCACAAAATGCCCGTTCGAATGAATTATGTTTAAAGACTTTATAGAAGCACAATGAGGAGGAAATTGAGCTAGCAGAGAAAGAAGTAAAAGTTTTTTAGTATGAGAAATAGCAAAGATAGTTTTCTATGAATAGTTTATGAAAGTTAGTTTTGGAAAGGTTTTACAAAAGGTAGTTTTCCCaagattaatttaaaaatgtagtgTACAAAAAGGATTAGAAATTGAGTTTTCAAATGTTTGCAAAAGGAATTATCTAAGCATAATTGTGAAAGATAGTTTATAAAATGAATGTTTTACAAAATAAACGTTGTAAGAAATAAAGTATTCATGTTTTAACTAGGACTAATATCATAACTTTTTCattattaatgttatttttttttctcctaataaAAAATGTTGGAGGGAGAGGCCAATTGTAGTTATCCTACTtaggcgtgaccatagtagcaccaacCCACGGGGCGCCGCTTAGGAGAGGCCTATAAAGGATGGGAACCGCAGGTACTCCCTTAAGACCGACCAAGCCATAGCTTAACACCCGCCTTACCCGGACATCATTGagactcaaaatgactaacacTAATAGGCTAATGGATTCTCATTGTGAGAGTCGAACCCAAGCCCTAGTGCATACCCAACCGTATAAGAATTCTCTTGAGACCATTGAACTACCACCCTTGGTGGTTTTCATTATTaatgtttacttactaagttgttgTCTTGTTGACTCATAATTCTACCTATAAAATGCTGTTTTACAGAAATTGTGCACGTGGAGACAAAAAAGAGCAACTAGAGTAATCGAGAGTGACGAGGATATTTGGATCATATAGTTTTCCTAACATATGATCAATTGGCAGCAAGAAATACATAAAGAAACCAATAAttcatgataataataattaaaaaaaaaaaaaaaaactaatgcaaGTCTTTGAATATGAGTGCATTTTTTGTAATTAGAGAGTATTGACTGATCTAAGATATGGAATGATTGATCCCGAAAGTGAAGGATTGGACTGTGAACAAGAAGATTTAGGTAAAGGGAAACcatgaaattaaaaaaggatttcaataaaatattgagattttagaagaaaaaatagagagaaagatGGAAAAACCATGAAGAAAGGGGGAATATCACTAATGGATATACTCCAATTCTCTTCCTTCGGAGTAGGAGAGGATCCTGATCCGGTTAGCGTCTTCAAGAAGGGTGaaatggttattttaattttttagacaaaTTTTATCCCTCTTAAAAACACTAACTGactccattttatttaaaattgagaagatCCTTCTCCTCTTCCCATGAGTTATTACATTGTTGCTAATTAAATACGATTAAATTTGGCTaacctcttttatttatttattttatgaaaagtCATAGAGAGAGGGAATTGCAGTAAATCTCTTCATATTTGGTGTTGTGATTTAAATATGAGTGGACTTTTAGGAATTGTAATCTACAATAATTAATCCATATTAATTCGACTTTTAGCTCATCTCTTTGGATttcttcaatcaattttttatagGGTTAAGTACTTTGTTGCCCcctgtggtttaacaactttattttttacccattcggtttcattttgtatcacaGGCGGTACCCCCAATAATGACAAAAAAGGGAAATGGTACCTCCGCCTAAATTTCGttcaaaatttgacgaaaagtCACgttaatactattaaaaaattgacacatgttcatatactaattaaaaataaaaaatttaaatttaaaattattaaaaaattagaaaactagaaaataaaaaataaaaaatagaaagtggGTGGCGCGGTTTGGGGTtggttgaaccacccccagggtggccaaaaccaccccaaagAGAGAGAATAACAACAAATCTCTTCCaatatggttttttttaattggatttGGCTCCtctttgaatttctttaatAGTCCTTTTTATGAAAAGTCACAAAGAAAGAAGTAGCATGTCTCTTCATATGTAGTGTGAACTTTTAGTTCACCTCTTTGaagttctttaatttttttttttttaatgaaaagtcacaagcataaagaaaaaaaaagaaaaaaaagaagaagaaagtagtGTATCTCTTTATATTTAGTGTTGCCAATTAAAGATGAGTGAATTTAGTTCAacttttttgatttctttaatttctttttcttttttaataatgaaataGCACCAAAACAGCCGACTTATAGTAATCACatgaaatttaaattcttcatCAGACGaaacaaaaaaatgtcattaaaaCAGTGCAAACATGGTCGCGAAAGAGACAGTTCCATTAATCAAAAATGTCATATTACATAATAATACTAAAAGGAGgattaaagttttgtttttatccTCTAAAATGTGATGTGATATTTAAAATCagcaatagatcaaaatttaataatgatcatcctaaatttaattataagtttAAAAACCACATTACTCTATCATGTATAAATCATTAGATCTGTAAGATTTAATTTGAactgtaaaaaaatatatctaaattTCACGTGATCCCAAAAACGTAACTCTACTAAAAAAAAGTAGAGCAAAAAACACATTATAGCAcacacaattttatttttagagtatCAAACGGTCGACTAAAACGATTCAATCATTCCATTTCTCATTGATAAACATTTTGAACATTGCGTTCAATCATTACAGTATCAAAAGCACATTAAGGagctttttttatatgaatcaCTTCTTTCATAGCTAATAGTGTATTTTTTGCTAGCTTATGAGCTGCTTCATTCGTTTCTCGTCGAACATGAAAGGCCCTTCAATATAAAAGAGATTGCAGCACAATTCGAGCATCGCCAATTAATTGGCCATAGTGACAGTGTGACACCAATTTTGTCCATCCTTTCGTAAAGCATGCTTCACCTGTTACGCATCTCATTTCATCTCCACCTTATTCCACCCATCTCTTTAGCAAAAATAATTGCTAATAATGTcaacaatttaagaaaaaaaaatatataaatcatttaaaacacATCAATAATTCAATATGGTCGATATGATATGACATGAGAATGATAAATGAGTGTAAAATGTGAAATTACTCTTCCAATAATCCCAATATAAAAGCAATGAATAGAGATCTCCGGCCGCCAAGCTAGACATTttactctttcttctttttttttttttttttttttttttaaattgaagagagatattaaaggggaatctaaatttgaggtattagcaccaaatttgaggtattagcatcaaatttaggatgatcgaatcccttttaggtgataccatccctaCAAAGTTAATCTTCCACttctaagttttagttttaaatcaaaaaataaattttaaggcattaaaaactaaatattaactcataaaaatttaattaatattttttttaatatatgtccaaCACTAAGCTGCCAAATATCGCGGCTGCATAGCAGGACTCAAAAGCAATTGGGCAAAATTAGGCAACACAATAACTCAACCGAGTCAACTCAACTCTAACAGCATGAAGACATTTATTACATAGAGACACGTTTCAAGTTGAACTTATTATACGAATTTATGACCAAAAAATGTAGTGGCAAAATCGTAATATacgaagattaaaaaaaaaacataaaaaaaaagagacaaatactcccatatttggcaacCGTGTTTGTAAGCATCAATCCTTCTGGGACAGAAGAAGCCCGGCAGAGAATTTCATCACCAAATCCCAACGCTGACCCTACGATCTGCGCATTTCATCGTCCTCAACGGCTCTGATTCTCTGTAACaccctctctctgtctctgtttgTTTTCTTGTGTACTTGGTTGTTTTGTTTCTGGGTTTGTGTTTGGAGTGGTAGATCGGATTTTTGGTTTGTCTGCTCTGTTCTGTCTATTTTATCTCGTTTCCTCGGCAAGCAAAGAGATCTTTAATGATTCTTAACGCACAAGTATcgtgtttgtgtttgtgggtATGTTTTCTTTTGGTCATTTTGATCTGAAAGAGCGAGTTTTGTCCGTTTGGAGATTTGGTAGGCTCTGTTTCTTTGTCTTAAAATCCCATTGTAGGGAAAGGGAAATGTGGTTTGATGCAATcgatttctttctctttttctgtaTTTGGTAGCCTCTGTTTCGTAGTCTGAAAATCCCATTGTAAGGGAAGGAAAATGTGGTTTGATGCAAtcgatttctttttctttttctgttcttttttctcccccTTCTGTTGGTTTCCATTTTCCAGTGGTTTTCTgaaattcttttcttctctcttgattaatatatactttggttggttggttggtgaTTAGAAATGAATTTACTGTAGTTGAAATATATCTGTTCTAGCTTGATTCATTTCCACAGAAGATCTTTTAAATCTTGAtatttttgttgatatttttttctttatgggAAAACTTCACCTTACCACCCAAACTATCACCTCATTTGCAATCCCGCGTGAAACTATCAATTAACTCAATTGATGCtccaatttgaaagaattattgCAATGCACCCACCCCGCCGTCTAAATCATTTGTTAACTGCGATGACAATTGCAATAGGTGAGTGGCACATGCTACCTGGACCAATCAAGCTTATGAGATGATCAAGTTATCCCCGAGAAGCCTTAGGAGATGACCGAATTTTGCCCCTATAAACCTCACAAAATGTCTGAAGTACCTTTGTTAATCCTTCTGAAATGTTTGTAGCACCCCTAAAAAGTATGAAATGACCGAATCACTCTTGACAAGCCTCATGAAATGTGTCActatttcaaataataataataataataataataacaaagttagcatttttttttttttttttataagtaatcgcaAGTATTATTAAAAAGCACAAAGGTGCAACATAAATACACAGgatgtatacaagagaaacgTCCAagtaaaaaaagagaagaaatttaGAAAAGCTTGAAAGctagaaatattaaaattaaagacAACAACCCAATAGTAAAGTGTGTTAAAGAACAAAGCATTTAATTCCACCAATGTCCGCTTGTATTTTCCCAGCTCGAACTTACCTCCAATCCCACCAAATGTGCCTTGTGTTGCTTCTTATACTCCACAATTACTTGGGCCATATGAAACAAACATTGCATTATGTACCCAGATAATCCACAACCTCATCATCAGCCTCTCATTCATACTCAACCCTAATATTGTTAAACCAATACCTAGAAAATGCAAAGTTCCCCTTAACATCCAATACTATATGACTTCAAGTATGACCAATCTCTCCACAGCTCCTTGAGCTACTCTGGTGGCATTTTCTTGGACTCGGACTGATGGCTTACAAGCATCATGCGGCAGTCATTGGCATGCCAAAGGAATCGAGCTTCACACAGGCGTGGCAGCAGCAGGTGCTGAGTGAATTTGCGGCTATGGAGGAGGTTTAGGGGTGGAACTAGGATTAATTATCTGGGTGGACGACATGGACGCGAGCGGTGATGATAATGAGGGGTTGAACTTCTGAGCCATTTGACCAACAAGAGTAGTTTAGCTTTTATGGGACTGTGTTTATTGTCAACACAACTCAGTTGTTTATGTTcttagaaggagaaaaaaaaaagtgggtaaGGAATTAAGTTTGGATGATTttcaatgaccaaaaaaaagaattttctgtTGGTAGGCAACAACGCATGTATTTGTTATAGtctttagaagaagaaaaaatggtaaGGAATTAAATTAGATACAATcttattacaaattaatttacCAAACTCTGAGGGATATTCCATCTCaaccaaaacaaactaaacGAATTCAAATGTGAATCAACCATCAAATAAGGATAAAGCTACTCCACGTATAGATGATGATCATATCATCtacatttaaatttaaatgtttaaattcaagTTTGTAGTGTTATTTCTTGTAAACAAAGTGTAACGACATTTGTTTTATGTACAACTCCTACCTCACCTGTGTTGAAGGTAGGGAAGTCAAATTACAACACtcattatattttgtttttctttagaCCATAACTTAAGAAATGAAATTAATTCCTTATATTTGAAGAAGTAACTTTTAGAATTTAAggtataaaatataaaatattgcCTGCCTAACCTATCATTCATTTAAAATCCTCTCTCataactgctttttttttttgtaacattaaTTGAAAGACATGAGTGAGAGAGTACAATGGCTGATGATGAAATATTGTTAATTGATGATGATATTACTGCTATTGACGTAGTGTAGGTTTGTAAGTGCTCTAATTGCATAGGGCTGCAAGTGCTCAGAGATAGAGAGGGGACGTGAGAAAAAAACTAATACATcaaaatggaagaaaatatattttaggggGGACGGATATCtaaattttggggggacaatcCTTACTGAAataacaagtattttttttctaagcccTAATAACAggggatgaaaaaaaatttgttgaacgTGGATCCGCCCCTGAGGAGGTTGTTGGGCATGGATAGGGTTCAAGCCATGCACTTTGAAGAGGTTTTGGGATTGGAGgtgaatttttgggtttttgaatttgtttggaAGGATTGATTTGAAGGTTTGGattgatgaaaattttgggtttgtttgtttgtgtatttTGGAGTGCTTTGAGAGGCTAATTTGAAGGGTTAGATTCAAGCTAATTTTTGGGTTCTGCAATTAATGTGAGAAACTGATCTAAaggtttgtttggtttttgtaATCATAGGCGGGAGTTTGCTTTTTTCACTTTCTCTTGTTTTTACTTCAATTCTTGCTTGCTTGTGGTTGAAGTTTTGGCCATGGTTGTGTAGGGGTTGCTAGTTGACTCATGACAGAGTGCTTGTTCAGTGGCGGTGCTGCCATATCTGTTTAGGATTGTAGGTCAGGGTGCGAGGTTGAATAGGGGTGGGTAAAAAACtgatttttcaaaatctgaCCCTGTTTTGACCCGCACAGGTCCGCTTCCGATGGTTCTCAGTCAGATTTTGAgatgattttaatattttcacgAAAATCAGAGTTGGAATTGGAATATGGCAGCATTTCCTATTCCGACCTGACCCAACCTGACTTTTCAATATACTTAAAAGTGTCGTTTTAGGCGAGCTTACATTCTTATTTCCCTAGCCTTAtcactcatttttctttctcaatagCTCTCTGCACTGGAGCAACTGCCTTACCCTGTAGTTTTTCTCTTcactcaatttctttttcttctcttaggTCTGTTTGAAGCTCTTCTCCAATCTTCATACTTAAGATCTGTTCT from Corylus avellana chromosome ca6, CavTom2PMs-1.0 includes the following:
- the LOC132184957 gene encoding mitochondrial import receptor subunit TOM7-1, with the protein product MASRVSLKSKGKASGKGSKGSQEEKSLAQSFKEWSTWTVKKAKVITHYGFIPLVIIIGMNSEPKPHISQLLSPV